From the Flavimarina sp. Hel_I_48 genome, one window contains:
- a CDS encoding aldo/keto reductase, giving the protein MKYTILGNTGLIVSELCFGTMTFGAKGRFKEIGGVDQNAANDLLKQAVDAGVNFVDTANVYSEGLSEEITGKAIKNIGISRKSLIIATKVRGTMGEGPNQKGLTRKHIIDQVDASLKRLNTDYIDLYQIHSNDPITPIGETLRALDDLVRSGKVRYIGASNVAAWQLMKALDYSHYHNLERFASLQAYYTIAGRDLEREIIPLLKDQNVGLMVWSPLAGGLLSGKYDRDDKKTSGGRRDNFNFPPVNRDRAFDIVDALRPMAESKGVSVAQLSLSWLLHQKAVSSVIIGAKNKEQLSENLKATEVSFNTEEMNKLDDLSQLPKEYPGWMLEFTKEDRKVDSRF; this is encoded by the coding sequence ATGAAGTACACTATTTTAGGAAATACAGGTCTCATTGTTTCAGAACTTTGTTTTGGTACGATGACCTTTGGCGCAAAAGGAAGATTTAAAGAAATTGGGGGCGTAGATCAGAACGCAGCAAATGATCTTTTAAAACAAGCAGTAGATGCAGGGGTAAACTTTGTAGATACCGCAAATGTATATTCTGAAGGTCTATCAGAAGAAATTACCGGAAAAGCAATTAAAAATATCGGAATTTCCCGAAAATCACTCATTATTGCCACTAAAGTGCGCGGCACTATGGGCGAAGGCCCCAATCAAAAAGGGCTAACTAGAAAACATATTATAGATCAGGTAGACGCTAGCCTTAAACGTCTAAATACTGACTATATAGACCTCTATCAAATACATTCCAACGATCCCATAACCCCTATAGGGGAAACTCTGCGTGCCCTTGATGATTTGGTACGTAGCGGAAAAGTTCGCTATATAGGCGCTAGTAACGTCGCTGCGTGGCAATTGATGAAAGCACTGGATTATTCCCATTACCATAATCTGGAACGATTTGCTTCACTACAGGCCTATTATACCATCGCCGGCCGTGATCTGGAGCGTGAGATCATACCATTATTAAAGGATCAAAATGTGGGTCTTATGGTGTGGAGTCCACTAGCGGGCGGACTTTTGAGTGGTAAATATGACCGGGATGATAAAAAAACATCGGGCGGAAGGCGTGATAATTTTAATTTTCCTCCCGTAAACCGGGACCGGGCGTTTGATATTGTAGATGCCCTTAGACCTATGGCCGAAAGTAAAGGTGTGAGTGTAGCGCAACTTTCCCTTTCCTGGTTATTACATCAAAAGGCAGTGAGCAGCGTGATAATAGGTGCAAAAAATAAAGAACAGCTTAGCGAAAATCTTAAAGCTACTGAAGTGAGTTTTAATACGGAAGAAATGAACAAACTCGATGACCTGAGTCAGCTTCCTAAAGAATATCCCGGCTGGATGCTTGAATTTACCAAAGAAGATAGAAAAGTAGATTCCAGATTTTGA